The Chordicoccus furentiruminis DNA window GAGGCCCAGCGCGGCGCGCACCGTGTCCTCTCCGCTGTCCCAGACCACCCGGACGGGCAGTCCTGTCTCTCTTTCCACATCCTCTACGGTCCGGTCATCGAGGAAAACCCGCTCGCCGGCCCGCAGCATGTTCACCGGAACGAGGATCTCCTCTCCCAGATCCTTCCCGCGCCGTTTTCTCTCAAGCAGCGCGGCGATCAGATCCCGGCCGGTCACCAGCCCCGTCACCGTGATCGATTCGCCGAAAAAATGATTGACGACCGGCACGACATCCACCCGAATCCGGGGAAATGCAGCCGCCGTCTTATTCATCACCTCTTCAATGAAAGGAGCGGCCAGCGTTCCGCAGACGGATGTGACGTGCCGGGGCTTCACTTCAAGAGCCCCTGAGGCTGCTTTCTCCTCAAAGGCGCTGATGGCCGCGTCGCTCTCCGCCTGAAGCAGCCGGAGCATGCCCACGCCGTTCTCATACTGAAGAAAGCCGTCATACCGGTCAGCGGGAGGAAGCGGACGTCCTGCGAGCAGATACCACTCGTCGGACGCGTGGACGAAATGACGGGGCGCCCCTCTCATCAGATCCGGCGTATCCTCCCCCGGCTCCGGCACATAGGAAGCCTCAAGCCGGCTCCAGATTTTTTTCTGCCACCCCTCGATCTGATCGATCACACCGGCCGCGTCCTCCGGCGTGAAGGGCTCCAGGTCCTCCAGCCCGTCCCGGAACCGGCTGAGGCCCACCGGGACGACAGAGACGCTCTGCATCTCGGGAAGGAAGGCGGTCAGATCACGGATCGTCCGGTCCAGTTCCGCTCCGTCGTTCCATCCCCGGCAGAGCACGATCTGACCGTTCATCGCGATGCCGGCTTCCTTCAGCCTCCTCATCTTCGGGAGCAGTCCGCCGGCAAAGCGGTTCCGCAGCATCCGGACGCGGAGAGCCGGATCCGTCGTCTGAACGGAAATATTGATCGGCTCCATCCTGTACCGGATGATGCGGTCCAGATCATGATCATCCATATTGGTCAGTGTCACATAGTTGCCCTGAAGGAAGGAAAGCCGTGAGTCATCGTCTTTGAAGTACAGCGTCTTTCTCATGCCCTTCGGCATCTGGTCGATAAAACAGAAAATGCAGCGGTTGCAGCAGGATCGGTAGTCGTCCATCAGACCGTTTTCGAACTCAACGCCGAAATCCTCATCCGGATCCTTGTCGACGGAAAGCAGCGTCTCCTCTCCGTTTTCCTCAGCGATCAGCACATCGACATGGCTGTCGTTCATCAGAAAGCGGTAATCAAACACATCCTCTACAGGCGTCCCGTTCACGGAAACGAGGTACATCCCCGGCTCGACGCCCTCCTCCCATGCGATACTGTCCTCTCTGACGCTGCGGATCCGATGTCCTCTCCGGTCCATAGAGCAGTCCCCTCCGTCTCTTTCCCGTCCCGCAGGACGGCTGTTCCCGGCCTGTCTTCCCTTTCATCCGGACGGATTCTGATGCTCTTCATGATAACAATTTCAGTCTTCTTTGTAAACCTCGGCGCGTCTTCCTCCCTTGATGGAAGGAAATCCAGATGCTATAATCCATACCGTATCTGAGGAACTTTATTACGGAGGACATCATGTCTGTTGCTGAAAATCAGGAAAAAGTGCTTCCGGTCGCACCGCTGAAGATCGCCTATCTGGAAGGCAGCCGCCCGATCGCCAAACAGATCAACGCATCACTCGTCAAGATGCGGAGCGCGGCGGCGTCTCATGACAAGTCGGCGCTGACCGTACAGGGATACGTGGAGCCGAGCTATCTGCTGGATACCCGCCTCACGCGGTACGGGACCGGAGAAGGCAAGGCGGTGATCAGCGAGTCGGTCCGCGGTACGGATCTCTATATCATCGCGGATGTCATGAACTACAGCGTTACCTACAAAGTCTGCGGCCGGATCAACCATATGTCGCCTGACAACCACTTTCAGGATCTGAAGCGGATCATCTCCGCCGCCAACGGCAAGGCGTACCGCATCAGCGTCGTCATGCCGTTTCTGTACGAGAGCCGTCAGCACAAGCGGGCCGGCCGTGAGTCGCTTGACGCGGCGATGGCGCTCCGGGAGCTTCAGAACTACGGTGTCTCCGAAATCGTCACCTTCGACGCCCATGATCCCCGTGTCCGCAACGCGGTTCCGCTGCGCGGCTTCGACAACTTCATGCCGACCTACCAGTTCCTGCGGGCTCTTCTGAAAACCGCGCCGGATCTCCAGTTCGACAGTGGGCATTTCATGGTCATCAGCCCGGATGAAGGCGCGATGAACCGCGCGGTGTACTTCTCCAACATTCTGGGAGCTGACATCGGCATGTTCTACAAGCGGCGTGACTACTCCCGCGTGGTGAACGGAAAAAATCCCATCGTCGCCCATGAATTTCTCGGGGACACGGTGGAGGGCAAGGACTGCGTCATCATCGACGACATGATTTCCTCCGGCGGCTCGATGCTTGACGTCTGCCGTCAGATCAAGGAGCGCGGCGCCCGGCGTGTCTTCATCTGCACGACCTTCGGCCTGTTCACGGACGGCTTCGCCCGGTTCGACGAGTACTATGAGAAGGGAATGTTCGACCGGCTGATCACCACGAACCTCACCTACCGCCCGCCGGAACTGCTCCGGAAGCCTTACTATGAAACGGCCAACATGTATAAGTATATGGCCAATATCATCAACACGCTGAATCACAACCAGTCCATGGACAAGGTCAAGAGCACGACCCACAAGATCACCAAGATGCTGGGAAAAGTTCAGGAACCGGTGGCAAGACCGGTCGTTCTCGACCAGGATGATCTGGACAAGCAGTGACAGTCTGCCGCATCAGGTGCATTGCCGGAGGCCGGAGAGGGAAACCCTCCAGCCGCCATTCTTTAAGATTGTAACACATAGAAGAGAGCGGGAATGCGCATGCATCCCCGCTCTCTTCTATGTGTCATGCCTGTCTTCGGTCCGGTCCCGCCGGCATGTCAGCGCCGCAGAACGGATATGACAGCCAGATCAGGTCCCGATCTGGAGAAGCGGAACCCGCCGCAGCGGAGAGGCCCGGACAGCGCCCGAATCTGACCTTCCGTCACGCGCTCGCCGGGCAGGAGCATCGGGATGCCAGGCGGATAGCCGATCACCGACTCCGCCGCCACCCGGCCTTCCGCCTCGCGGACGGGAATCGTCTCCGCCGGAAGTCGCAGCGCTTCGCTGATCGAAAGAGTTGGTTCCGATCCGTCTCCGGAATACGGAATTGTCTCCTGCCCGTCTTCCCTCTCCCCGCTCCGCCGATCCGTGTACTCCCGGTCCAGCGTCCGGAGCGCGTCCGCGAAACGGTCGAGAGCGTCCCCGCTGTCTCCCGGTCCGGTCATCGCCAGCGCATTCGCTCCCTCCGCCATCTCCAGTTCAAACCGGAAGCGGCTGCGCAGCGTTTCCATAAGCGCCTTCCCTGAAACCCGGCTGTCAAGGCTGTGGAGCAGCAGCTTGCTCTCATCGAAATCAAAGCAGGCGCCCGAACGGAGCGCGTCATCTCTGGTAAACAGATGCAGAGACGTAAGGTCCGCCGTCCCTTCACGAAACCGGCGAAGCCGCTCCCTCCAGGCGCCGAACAGTCTGTCTCCATCCTTCACGATCCGCTCCGTACAGCCGTCGAGGGACAGCATCAGAAGATAGGACGGGGAAGATGTTTCGAAGAGATCCAGGCCGCGCTGGACCGCATCCGGATCGACGAGGCTGCCGTTCAGATGAAGATACGCGGCCTGCGTAAGCCCGATCAGCGTCTTGTGAGCGCTCTGCACCGTCAGATCCGCTCCGCACCGGACCGCGCCGTCCGGAAATCCGCTGTCCCTCACCAGTCCGAGATGCGCGCCGTGCGCCTCATCCACACAAAGCGGCACGCCGCGGCGGTGGCAGACGGAGGCAAGACCGGCTATGTCACTCAGAACGCCCTCATAGGTAGGGCTCGTGACCACGACGCCGCGTGCCGCCGGCCAGCGCACAAGCAGCTTCTCCACATCCTCCGGCCGGACACTGCCCCAGATCCCGGCGGACGGCTCGTATGACGGCCATACCCAGTGCGCCCGGATACGATTGATCTCCAGCGCGTGGAACACGGACTGATGACAGTTCCGCGCGACGATCAGCTCTCCTCCGCCGGGCGCCATCGCGGTCACTGCCGCCAGATTGCCGCCCGTACTGCCGTTTACCAGGTAAAAGGTCCGGTCCGCTCCCGTAAGATCCGCCGTTCTCCGCATCGCATCCGCGAGAATCGACTGCGGCCGGTGCAGATCGTCGCTTCCCTCGATCTCGGTGAAGTCATATTCGACCGGCGCGCCCGGGAACGGCGGAAGCCGCCGCTTGTGGCCGGGCATATGCATCGGATAGCGCCCGGTCCCGTTCAGTTCCGCCAGGTCATCGTAGAGGCTCATCCGCCGCCTCTGTCTGCCCGCCGGCCATCTCCGCTTCCGCCACCTTCATCATCAGCGCGCACTCCATCCGCTTCCGGAAGAGGCGGCAGCCGTACTCGTAAACCCCGTGAAGATCGCCCGTGCTGTGCAGCGCATTGGCCGCGCACCCGCCGGCGCAGTACAGCCGTGCCCAGCAGGTCCGACACTCAGGGCGTGAATAGACATTGCAGTCCCGGAACGCATCGCGGATGTCTTCCCGGTCGATGCCGTCCCAGACGCTTCCGAGCCGGTACTCCGGGTCATTCACGAACTGGTGGCATGGATAGAGGTCTCCCCACGCGGTAACCGCCATATATTCGGTCCCGGATCCGCAGCCGGAGACTCGTTTGTAAATGCACGGGCCGTGCGTCAGGTCGATCATGTAGTGGTAGAACGTGATCGGCCGCCCGTCTTTCTCCCGGCGGAGCATATCCTTCGCGAGCCACTCATACTGCTCGTACAGCGTCGGAAGGTCCTCTTCCGTCAGCCGGCTCGGGCTGTCCGGTCCGGTCACAACCGGCTCCATCGAGAGCTGGGTGAATCCGAGGTCATCCGCCATATGGACGATATCGCGGGTGAAATCCGTGTTGAAGTGGGTGAAGGTTCCGCGCATATAATAATTCCGGTCGCCGCGCGCAGCCACAAAGCGCTGGAAATTCGGGACAATCCGGTCGTAGGATCCCCGGCCGGCCCGGTCGACCCGGAAACGGTCGTTCACTTCCTTCCGTCCGTCCAGCGAAAGCACGACGTTATAGCACTCCCGGTTCGCCCACTCCGTCACCTCATCGTTCAGTCCGACTCCGTTCGTGGTCAGCGTAAACCGGAAATTCTTGTTGTGCTCCTTCTCGACGGACCGGGCGTACGCCACCGTCTTTTTGCAGACGTCGAAATTCACCAGCGGCTCGCCCCCGAAGAAGTCCACCTCCAGATTACGGCGGCTTCCGGAATGCTCAATCAGAAAGTCGATGGACCGCCTGGCCGTCTCGAAGGACATAAGGCCCTGATTTCCGTGAAATGTTCCCTGCGACGCGAAGCAGTAGGAGCAGTTCAGGTTGCAGGTATGTGCGACGAGAAGACAGAGCGCCTTGACCACCGTATCCTGACGGCGGAGGTAGCCGGCCGCCTTCTCATAACGGTCCGGCGAAAACAGCTTTCCCGCGGCTCGCAGTTCTTCGATGTCGCTGAAGGTATCCCTGATATCCTCCTCCGATGCCTCCGGGTGCATGCGGCGCAGCTCTTCGACCGCCTCCGTCTGATCCTTTCCCGTGTCGATGAGATGGATCGCGTCATAGGCAAGCCGGTCCGTGACATGCACGCTGGCGCTGTTGACGTCGAGGACGATGTTGTATCCGTTCATCTGATACTGGTGAATCATGCATTTCTCCTCAAAAAAGGGTGCCGGAACGCGTTTTCCCCGTTCCGGCACATCTAAACTTGCTTTGCAAATCATCCGACGCTTACGCGTTCTTGTTTTCGCACTGCTGATTCGCGATGCCGCAGGATGTCTTGCATGCGGACTGGCAGGAGGTCTGGCACTCGCCGCAGCCGCCCTTCTCTGCAGACTTCTTCATGTCACGGGTTTCCAATGTCACAATATGCTTCATGTTCTGTCTCTCCTTTTACCGGGGTCAGCCCCGAACTTCTCTTATCATAGGCATCCCGGGCGGCTTTGTCAACCACCTGCTCCGGGTGCCGGCACCGGAACCGCCGTCCGTCCGCCGTTTCTTATTCCTCACCGTTCTTCAGCTTGTCCGCCCGCGCCTCGATCTGCTTCTTCTGAACATCCGCCGGAGCCTGCTCGTAGCGGGCGAACTCGAATGAGAAGTCGCCTGAACCGCCCGTCATCGACCTGAGCACCGTCCCGTACCCGTACATCTCGGTCTGCGGCACGTCAGCGTCGATCACAGTATTGCCCTTGTGATCCGGATTCATGCCGAGCACGCGGCCGCGCCGCTTGTTGAGATCGCCCATCACATCGCCGGTGAACGCGTCCTTCACCGTCACATGGAGCGTCACGATCGGCTCCAGCAGCACCGGATCCGCCTTCAGGAAGCCGTCCTTGAAGGCCATATGCGTCGCCGTCTTGAACGCCTGCTCGGAGGAGTCCACCGGATGATAGGACCCGTCGTAGAGCGTCGCCTTTACGCCCACCACCGGATATCCGGCCAGAGGACCTGCCTGCACGCACTCCGCGAGCCCCTTCTCCACAGCCGGATAGTAGTTCTTCGGAACCGCGCCGCCGACGACCTCGATCGCGAACTCATACGGCTTCGTGGTATCGCCGCTCGGCTCGAAGCGCATCTTCACGTCGCCGTACTGGCCGTGGCCGCCCGTCTGCTTCTTATACTTTCCTTCGACATCCGACTTCTTCCGGATCGTCTCGCGGAACGCGACCTTCGGCTCGGAGAGCTCGATCTCCACTTTGTAGCGGTCCTTAAGACGGCTCCTGATGACATCGATCTGCTGGTCGCCGATGGCGTAGAGAAGGCTCTGATGATTCGCGGAGTCCTCAACCCGGCGGAACGTCAGATCCTCGATGGCCAGCTTCGCGAGAGCCTGGGCGATCTTGTCCTCATCCCCCTTGTTGACGGCCTTATATCTCTGATAGGTGTACGGTGTCGAGAGAATTGCCTTTGGATAGACAACCGGAGCGGACTTGACCGACAGCGTGTCGCCGGTAGCGACGTCGCCCAGCTTCGCCAGCGCGCCGAGATCGCCCGCGAAAAGCTCGGGTACCTCCACCGGCTTGTTGCCGCGCATGACATACAGCTTGCCGAGCCGTTCCTCATTGCCCTTCTCGACGTTGAACAGCGTGTCATCGCTCTTGAGCACGCCGGAACAGACCTTGATCAGGCTGTATTTTCCGATGAACGGATCGGAAATGGTCTTCCAGACGTAAGCGGATTTGCTCTTCTGGAAATCGTAGTTTGCCTCGAAGACATCGTTGGTCTTGGAATTGATGCCGTGGCACGGACGCTGCGCCGGATTCGGGAAGTATTCGCAGATATCGTCCAGCAGGTTCGACACGCCCTTGAGATCAACCGGAGAACCCATGCAGACCGGGACGATCGCGCAGTCCGCGATATTCGCCGCCAGCGCGGCGGATACCTCCGCTGTGGTGAACTCCTCGCCGTTGAAGTAGCGCTCCATATAATCGTCCGATGTCTCCGCCACGGATTCCATCAGCGCATCATGATAGTGCTCCAGATAATCCGTCAGGTAATCCGGAACAGGGCACTCTTCCTTCTTCCCCTTCTCCACATAGCGGCGGCCCTTCTGCTTCACGATGTTGACATAGCCGACAAAGCGGCCGTTCTCACGGATCGGCATATGCAGCGGCGCGATTTTCTTGCCGAAAAGCTCCTGCATCTTCTCCACCACCTCGCGGTAGCTGACGTCGTCGTTGTCCATTCCGGTCACGAAGACCATTCTGGGCAGCTTCCGTTCCTCGCAGAACTGCCACGCCTTCTCCGTGCCGACCTGCACGCCGTCCTTGCCGGACACCACGATGACCGCCGCGTCCGCGACGCCCACCGCTTCCTCCGCCTCGCCGACGAAATCGAAGAAACCTGGCGTGTCGAGGATGTTGATCTTGTTCTTTTCCCATTCCACCGGAACCACGGATGTCGAAATGGAGAATCTGCGCCTGATTTCCTCTTTATCGAAATCGCTGATCGTATTGCCGTCAGTCACCGTTCCGATTCTGCTTGTCATGCCGGAGAGGTAGGCCATCGCTTCTGTGAGCGTTGTCTTTCCGGCTCCGCCGTGACCAAGTAAAACCACGTTCCTGATCCTGTCAGTTCTGTAAACGTCCATAAAAACCTCCCGTAACAAGTAGTCCCGTCACCGTGTGCAGGATTGACGAAAACGTTTTCCCTCTCAGGTAACAGTCTGTTCACATTATACGAAGAAGGCTGACAATGATCAAGTGCTTTGTGCGGTTTCACTAAACTTATCCGAACGCTCCCGCCGCTATTAAAATATGTTAAAATACTCTGCACAGAGCAAAAATTTCGGGAATAAGGGGTTTCATTATGGATATCGGATTTATCGGACTCGGTCTCATCGGCGGCTCCATCGCCAAAACCATCCGCCGCGTCCACCCGGACGCGAGGATCATCGCCTACAACCGGACCGCATCGGTTCTGAACGACGCCGTCCGGGACGGAACCGTTGACGAGGCATGCTGGGAGATCTCAGGTGCATTTTCCAGCTGCGACTACGTCTTTCTCTGCACGCCGGTGGTCACCATGCTCCGCCAGCTGAAGGCGCTGAAGCCGTACCTCCGCTTCGGGGCGATCGTCACGGACGTCGGCTCCACAAAGCAGGGTATTCATCAGGCTGTGCATGAGCTCGGCATGGACGGCTGCTTCATCGGCGGCCACCCGATGGCCGGCTCGGAGAAGACCGGCTATGAAAATGCAACCGACCGGATGATCGAGAACGCATGGTACATTTTGACTCCATCTGACGACGTGCCGCTGAAGAAGGTCAGCGAGTTTTCCGCCTTCATCTCCTCCCTCGGCGCTCTTCCCCTGATCATGAAGGCCTCCGAACACGACTATGTCACGGCGGCGACCAGTCATCTTCCCCACATCGTCTCCGCCGCTCTGGTCAACACTGTCCGCGAGCTGGACGGACCGGAGGAATACATGCGCACCATCGCGGCCGGAGGCTTCAAGGACATCACGCGAATCTCCTCCTCCTCGCCGCAGATGTGGCAGGAGATCTGTCTTGCCAACGAGGATGACCTCTGCATCGTGCTGGACCGCTTCATCCGGAAGCTGACGGATTTCCGCTTCGCGATCCGGAACGGAAACGGGGAGAAGCTGCTGGAATACTTCACGGAATGCAAGACCTACCGCGACAGCTTCTCGGATGACGTCCGCGCCGGAATCCGGAAGGAGAACAGGATCTATCTGGATATCGCGGACCGTCCGGGTGCGCTCGCGGAGGTCGCCTCCGTCCTTGCCAAGAACGATATCTCCATCGAGAACATCGGCATCGTTCACAACCGGGACTTCGAGCAGGGTGTGCTCCATATCGAGTTCTATGACCCGGAAGCGCGGACAAAGGCCGTGAAGGTACTGAAGGAAAACAGCTACAGCGTATACGAGGATAAATGACATGATCGTGATAGACCCGCCGAAATCTCTGTCCGGCACGCTTCGCGTGCCGGGTGACAAATCCATCTCCCACCGCAGCATCATGCTCGGCGCGATCGCGGAGGGCGACACGGCCGTCCGCGGATTTCTTCACAGCGCCGACTGTCTCGCCACAATGGACTGCTTCCGCCGCATGGGCGTCCGGATCGAGGAAAGAACGGATTCCGGGCCGTCATCGGAGGGCCGTTCCGATGAATCGGTTCTCGTGATCCACGGAAGGGGCCTGCACGGCCTGACCGGTGCGGACGGACTCCTCCTCGACGCGAAGAACAGCGGCACCACCGTCCGTCTGATGAGCGGCATTCTGGCCGGCCAGCCCTTTATGAGCCGGATCACCGGCGACGCGTCTCTCTCATCGCGCCCGATGGGCCGCATCATCCGGCCTCTTGAGCAGATGGGAATCCGCTGCGTATCCGAACACGGCGACGGACGTCTTCCGATCAGCGTGTACGGAGGCCGTCCGAAAGCGATCCGCTACGCCAGTCCGATCGCCTCGGCGCAGGTCAAATCCTGCGTTCTGCTGGCCGGACTGTACGCGGACGATCCGACCTTCTACACCGAGCCCGTCCTGTCCCGGAACCATACCGAGCTGATGCTCGGAGCCTTCGGCGGAAACCTGAAGACACGGATTCAGGCGGACGGCTCCGCGACGACGATTCTTTATCCCGGCACGATCCTCAAAGGGCAGTCCGTCACGGTGCCCGGCGACATCAGTTCCGCGGCCTACTTCCTGGCCGCCGGTCTTCTGGTACGGGACGCCCGCGTCACGCTGACGCATGTCGGCATCAACGAGACGCGCGACGGCATTCTCCGTGTCATTCAGGCGATGGGCGGCGATCTGACCATCCGCAACGTGAGAATCGAAGGACGGGAGCCTGTCGCGGATCTCACCGTTTCTTCCTCAAAGCTGCACGGCACCGTCATCGGCGGCTCTCTGATCCCGACGCTGATCGACGAGCTGCCCGTCATCGCCGTGATGGCGGCTCAGGCGGAAGGCGACACCGTGATCCGCGACGCCGGGGAACTGAGGGTGAAGGAATCGGACCGGCTCGCCGCGATCACGAAGAATCTGCGCAGCATGGGCATCGCCGTTGAGGAGACGCCGGACGGGATGACCATTCACGGCGGACGGCTGAAGGGAGCCCGCATCGATCCTCTCGGCGATCACCGTCTCGCGATGGCCTTCACGGTCGCCGGTCTTGTCTCCTCCACACCGACGGTCATCCTCGACGAGAGCTGCGTCCGGATCTCCTATCCGTCCTTCTTTGAGGATCTCCGGTCGCTGACCTGACATGCCGGAAACGGAAAGGCTTTCCGAAACGGTCTTCTCCTTTCAGGACATATAACGAGCCGGGCCGGACCGCTCGAAAGAGCGGCCGGACCCGGCTTGTTACGGACCGGTTCGCGGCAGTCCGTGCCTGCCGGAATCTATGACTGGAGATCAGATGATCAGCATCGCATCCCCGAAACTGAAAAATCGGTATCTCTCCTCCACCGCGTGGCGGTATGCCGCCAGCACATGCTCGCGGCTTGAGAACGCTGAAACGAGCATCACCAGCGTCGATTCCGGAAGATGGAAATTGGTGATCAGCCCGTCCATGATCTTGAATTGGTAGCCCGGATAGATGAAAATGCTGGTCCAGCTGCTTCCCGCGTGCAGAATCCCGTTCTCGTCGGCCGCGGATTCCAGCGTCCGGCAGGACGTGGTACCTACGCAGACGATCCGGTGGCCGGCTGCGCGTGCCTCGTTGATCTCGCGGGCCGCGTCTTCCGTGACGACATAGAACTCGGAATGCATGTGATGCTTCTCCACGTCGTCGACCTTCACCGGCCGGAAAGTACCCAGTCCTACATGAAGCGTGACATGGACGATTTTCACGCCTTTCTCCCGAATCGATTCGAGCAGCTCCTTCGTGAAGTGAAGTCCCGCCGTCGGCGCCGCCGCCGATCCGTCATGCTCGGCGTAGACCGTGTTGTAGCGGCTCTGGTCCTTCAGCTTGTGATGGATGTAGGGAGGAAGCGGCATCTCTCCGAGTCTGAGCAGTACCTCCTCGAAAATGCCCTCGTAATGAAAGCGAACTTTCCGGTTGCCTTCATCGAGGATGTCCTCGATCTCGGCCGTCAGCGGATAGCGCCCCTCCTCATCCGGGGTCCCGAAGCAGATCTCTGTCCCGACTCTGCATTTCTTTCCCGGCTTGACAAGCGTCTCCCACTCGGTATCGCTCAGTCGGCGGAGCAGCAGAATCTCAACGTGAGCGCCCGTGTCCGCCTTCATCCCCAGAAGCCGGGCCGGAATTACCTTCGTGTCGTTGATGACCAGCACATCTCCCGGATGCAGATAGGAGCCTACATTCCGAAACGTATCGTCGACCGTCTCGCCCGTACGGCGGTTCATATAGAGCAGCCGCGAGGCGGCCCGGTCCGTCAGCGGATCCTGCGCGATCAGTTCCTCGGGCAGATCATAATAAAAGTCAGAAGTCTTCATCCTGCGTATCCTCTCCGGCATTCAGCCGTAAAAATCCTTCACCTCGCTGTGATAGAACTGCACATCCTGCCGCACGTCCTCAATGTGACCCCGGCTGATTCTGACAATGCAGACCGTGCAGTTGCGCGGTACGGACCCGTGCCAGAAGTCCTCCCCGCCCCAGACCGCATGCATCAGCGCCCGGCCGGCGCCTCCGTGAGTCGAGATGAGAATCCGTTTGTTCTCATTGTCCGGGTTTTCCGTGATCTCTTTGAAAAAGGCAGCCGTCCGCCCGAGCAGAGCCTCCATCGATTCGCCATGGGGCGGCCGGTGGTAGTTCCGGATATCAAAGGCCAGCGTTCTGCCAAGCTCCGGATTGTAATCCCGGTCTTTCGGCGAGCAGTCCATTCCCTCGAAATCCCCGAAGTTCATCTCCGCGAGCCGCCAGTCCGGTATGACCGGCGCTTCGCGTCCCTTCATCACCAGCACAGCCGTCTCCATCGCACGAAGCAGAGGACTGGAATAGCAGAAATCAAAGGTCAGCCCGTTCATCCCTTCCCCGGTCTCCAGCGCCAGCCGGCGTCCTGCCTCGTCAAGCGGGATGTCG harbors:
- the aroA gene encoding 3-phosphoshikimate 1-carboxyvinyltransferase, producing the protein MIVIDPPKSLSGTLRVPGDKSISHRSIMLGAIAEGDTAVRGFLHSADCLATMDCFRRMGVRIEERTDSGPSSEGRSDESVLVIHGRGLHGLTGADGLLLDAKNSGTTVRLMSGILAGQPFMSRITGDASLSSRPMGRIIRPLEQMGIRCVSEHGDGRLPISVYGGRPKAIRYASPIASAQVKSCVLLAGLYADDPTFYTEPVLSRNHTELMLGAFGGNLKTRIQADGSATTILYPGTILKGQSVTVPGDISSAAYFLAAGLLVRDARVTLTHVGINETRDGILRVIQAMGGDLTIRNVRIEGREPVADLTVSSSKLHGTVIGGSLIPTLIDELPVIAVMAAQAEGDTVIRDAGELRVKESDRLAAITKNLRSMGIAVEETPDGMTIHGGRLKGARIDPLGDHRLAMAFTVAGLVSSTPTVILDESCVRISYPSFFEDLRSLT
- a CDS encoding histidine phosphatase family protein, which translates into the protein MELYILRHGTTAWNEKHLLQGQSDIPLDEAGRRLALETGEGMNGLTFDFCYSSPLLRAMETAVLVMKGREAPVIPDWRLAEMNFGDFEGMDCSPKDRDYNPELGRTLAFDIRNYHRPPHGESMEALLGRTAAFFKEITENPDNENKRILISTHGGAGRALMHAVWGGEDFWHGSVPRNCTVCIVRISRGHIEDVRQDVQFYHSEVKDFYG
- the queA gene encoding tRNA preQ1(34) S-adenosylmethionine ribosyltransferase-isomerase QueA, with amino-acid sequence MKTSDFYYDLPEELIAQDPLTDRAASRLLYMNRRTGETVDDTFRNVGSYLHPGDVLVINDTKVIPARLLGMKADTGAHVEILLLRRLSDTEWETLVKPGKKCRVGTEICFGTPDEEGRYPLTAEIEDILDEGNRKVRFHYEGIFEEVLLRLGEMPLPPYIHHKLKDQSRYNTVYAEHDGSAAAPTAGLHFTKELLESIREKGVKIVHVTLHVGLGTFRPVKVDDVEKHHMHSEFYVVTEDAAREINEARAAGHRIVCVGTTSCRTLESAADENGILHAGSSWTSIFIYPGYQFKIMDGLITNFHLPESTLVMLVSAFSSREHVLAAYRHAVEERYRFFSFGDAMLII